From a region of the Desulfovibrio sp. genome:
- a CDS encoding NCS2 family permease, translating into MSVLEKMFNPAARGSTVRREMLAGLTSFMAMCYLIFVVPGMLSDAGMPKDSAVAATIWITVIATLIMGLWAKFPVGVAPGLGITAFFAYYVCGPAGYTWQTGLGAVFISGVVFLLLTVTRVRQLIINAVPMDLKYAIVVGIGAFIAFIGMKSCGLVAASPATFVTLGNLGDPKVLLSVAGIFLIGALLSLRVPGAMIIGIVTIAIAGMVLGVSQVPQGSIFNASLPLPTETFMAMDLKGALHHGLISIIFTLTMVDLFDNMGVLIGLSQKAGFIREDGHIENLDKALISDSIATMTSAVMGATTATSYLESAAGVAEGGRTGLTAVTIAVLFFLTLFFAPLVSMVPAYATAPVLIIVGAMMMQEVGRIKFKDFTVALPAFLTIISMPLTFNIATGFGFGFVSWVGIKVLSGRFKDLNIVMLIIAMCFVINFALRLH; encoded by the coding sequence ATGAGCGTACTGGAAAAAATGTTTAATCCTGCGGCCAGAGGCAGCACGGTTCGGCGCGAAATGCTGGCCGGTCTTACCAGTTTTATGGCCATGTGCTACCTGATTTTTGTGGTTCCCGGCATGCTTTCTGACGCCGGTATGCCCAAGGATTCCGCCGTGGCGGCCACCATCTGGATTACGGTTATCGCTACGCTGATCATGGGCCTGTGGGCCAAGTTCCCCGTGGGCGTTGCGCCCGGCCTCGGTATTACCGCCTTTTTTGCCTACTACGTTTGCGGCCCTGCGGGCTATACATGGCAGACAGGCCTTGGCGCCGTGTTTATTTCTGGCGTGGTCTTTCTGCTGCTTACCGTCACCAGGGTGCGCCAGCTCATCATCAATGCCGTGCCCATGGATCTCAAGTATGCCATTGTGGTCGGTATTGGTGCCTTCATCGCCTTTATCGGCATGAAGAGCTGCGGCCTGGTGGCTGCCAGCCCCGCCACCTTTGTGACCCTGGGCAATCTTGGCGACCCCAAGGTGCTGCTGTCTGTGGCGGGCATCTTCCTTATTGGCGCGCTGCTTTCGCTGCGCGTGCCCGGCGCCATGATCATCGGCATTGTGACCATTGCCATCGCCGGCATGGTGCTTGGCGTTTCTCAGGTGCCGCAGGGCAGCATTTTTAACGCATCGCTGCCCCTGCCCACCGAAACCTTCATGGCCATGGACCTGAAGGGCGCGCTGCACCACGGCCTGATCTCCATCATCTTTACCCTGACCATGGTTGACCTGTTCGACAACATGGGCGTGCTGATCGGTCTTTCGCAGAAGGCTGGCTTTATCCGCGAAGACGGCCACATCGAAAATCTCGACAAGGCCCTGATTTCAGACTCCATCGCTACCATGACCAGTGCCGTCATGGGTGCCACCACCGCCACCAGCTACCTTGAAAGCGCCGCTGGCGTTGCCGAGGGCGGCCGCACCGGCCTGACCGCCGTGACCATAGCCGTGCTCTTTTTCCTCACCCTGTTTTTTGCCCCGCTGGTGAGTATGGTTCCCGCCTACGCCACCGCTCCGGTGCTTATCATCGTGGGCGCCATGATGATGCAGGAAGTGGGACGCATCAAGTTCAAGGACTTTACCGTGGCCCTGCCCGCCTTTTTGACCATCATCAGCATGCCGCTGACCTTCAACATCGCCACCGGCTTTGGCTTTGGCTTTGTGAGCTGGGTGGGCATCAAGGTGCTTTCTGGCCGCTTCAAGGATCTCAACATCGTGATGTTGATCATTGCCATGTGCTTTGTGATCAACTTTGCCCTGCGCCTGCACTAG
- a CDS encoding MarC family protein, translating into MEFFTEVVGTSIKIYALMTPPAVLSAFISGTKGFDKKQKSTVAAKTSAAIFVIGVTLFLFGPHLFSLFGFTLDAFRIGAGVLLFLTAVSLMNDDGKDALSGKEGDISVVPLAIPLGMGPASIGAVMVMGASATEMQQVLVGVFSLLAASFGMFMLLCMADGVVRALHHTGIAVLSKLTGLLLAAIAAQVIFTGIRAFLG; encoded by the coding sequence ATGGAATTTTTTACCGAAGTTGTGGGCACGAGTATCAAGATATACGCGCTCATGACGCCCCCTGCCGTACTGAGCGCCTTTATCAGCGGCACAAAGGGCTTTGACAAAAAGCAGAAATCGACCGTGGCCGCCAAAACTTCTGCGGCCATCTTTGTTATTGGCGTAACGCTGTTTCTGTTTGGCCCGCACCTTTTTTCGCTTTTCGGCTTCACGTTGGACGCCTTTCGCATTGGCGCTGGTGTGCTGCTTTTTCTTACAGCTGTTTCTCTCATGAACGACGATGGCAAGGATGCGCTCTCCGGCAAAGAGGGCGACATCAGCGTTGTGCCGCTGGCCATACCGCTGGGCATGGGGCCTGCCTCCATTGGCGCGGTCATGGTTATGGGAGCTTCGGCAACCGAAATGCAGCAGGTGCTGGTGGGCGTGTTTTCTCTGCTGGCGGCATCGTTTGGCATGTTCATGCTGCTGTGCATGGCCGATGGCGTGGTGCGCGCCCTGCACCACACGGGCATTGCCGTGCTCTCCAAACTTACGGGTCTGCTGCTGGCCGCCATTGCGGCGCAGGTCATTTTTACGGGAATACGGGCCTTTTTGGGTTAG
- the epsC gene encoding serine O-acetyltransferase EpsC, translating to MNTKQDITATGMPLIDSVVERLCHESSLSAVWHRSGQGAPMPSLPVLSEILERLRAAIFPGYFGAATVRRESMRYHLSANLDSIHRLLGEQIVRGFCFSCEGLGIPCTSCETEGQQAALAFMDSLPEIRRLLAGDAKAAYEGDPAATSPGETIFCYPSLRAMFHHRIAHELYKLKVPVIPRIISEMAHSTTGIDIHPGAAIGEEFFIDHGTGVVIGETCIIGRNCRLYQGVTLGALSFPKNADGTLTKGNPRHPILCDNVTVYAGATILGRITVGKGAVVGGNVWITQDVPEGARIAQEKPRV from the coding sequence ATGAACACAAAGCAGGATATCACCGCAACCGGCATGCCCCTTATCGACAGCGTGGTTGAGCGTCTCTGCCACGAAAGCTCGCTCAGCGCCGTGTGGCATCGTTCTGGCCAGGGTGCGCCCATGCCGTCGTTGCCCGTGCTTTCCGAAATACTCGAGCGTCTGCGCGCGGCCATTTTTCCCGGCTATTTCGGCGCGGCCACGGTGCGGCGTGAATCAATGCGCTACCACCTGTCGGCCAACCTGGACAGCATTCACCGCCTGTTGGGCGAACAGATCGTGCGCGGTTTCTGCTTTAGCTGTGAGGGGCTTGGTATTCCCTGCACCTCGTGCGAAACGGAAGGCCAGCAGGCCGCACTGGCCTTTATGGACAGCCTGCCGGAAATACGCCGCCTGCTGGCGGGCGACGCCAAGGCTGCCTATGAGGGTGACCCCGCTGCCACCAGCCCCGGCGAAACCATTTTCTGCTATCCTTCGCTGCGGGCCATGTTTCATCACCGCATCGCCCACGAGCTGTACAAGCTCAAGGTGCCGGTGATTCCGCGCATTATTTCTGAAATGGCACACAGCACCACGGGTATTGATATCCACCCCGGCGCGGCCATTGGCGAAGAATTTTTCATCGACCACGGCACTGGCGTGGTTATTGGCGAAACCTGCATCATCGGGCGCAACTGCCGCCTGTATCAGGGCGTGACCCTGGGCGCGCTTTCCTTCCCCAAAAATGCGGACGGCACGCTCACCAAGGGCAACCCGCGCCACCCCATACTGTGCGACAACGTCACTGTTTACGCTGGTGCCACCATTCTTGGCCGCATTACGGTGGGGAAGGGCGCGGTGGTTGGCGGCAACGTGTGGATCACTCAGGACGTGCCGGAAGGCGCGCGCATTGCACAGGAAAAGCCACGTGTCTGA